The sequence CCATATTAAGTTGGACAACTGCACATATGCTTTTACTGTTTCCATTGGAGCAGATTTAAATATACTAAACCATAACCCAACAAAACCTATGGTGTCTTGATTAATTTTCTCCCTTTTAAAGTCTTTATCAAACTTTATATAATCTGTTGTATACTCATTATAATCTTGCCCCCATTTTTCATAAGGTAAGATTTCACTCATTTTAGCTTTATCTGCTTCACTAATTTTATTTCCTTGATATTTAGCAGTTCTGCCTATAGAATTAATTAATACACAAAAGGTTTCACTTTTAGAGCCTGGTTCTACATTAAAAAGTTTATATATAGGACCTGTTACTATTACTTGTGTTATTAATGCTAAGCTAAATATAATAAACACCCTTTTTCTATGCTTTTTCAATAAAATAAATAATAGCATCAACGTCATTATTCCTGGTATAATTCCATTATGTCTGAAAAGCATAGTTCCTATGGTCACTATAAATAATGCTATACAAAAGCCTTTCTGTGAAAGTAAGCTGTCACCTTCAAAGTAGATTCTAATCATCAATATTGTTAATAGCGTAACAAAAATAACATAAATTATATCCTTCCAAATACATACTGTCATTACTGGTATCTCAGGCAAAATAGCTGCTATCACGCTAATTATTATAAGCTTAATTTTATCCACTCCATATTGTTTAAACAATGCCAAGCCATATCCAAGTACTAATGACATTAAAATAATTTGAACAAGAGCTACTGCTGCTGGACTGTACCATACCTTAAGAATTAACATCATAAACCATGTATGAATTACAGGATGCCAATCTCCAAAGTCATGATCCTTTATTTGGTACCATTGACTCAAACTATCTGAAGTCATAATTCCAGGATAAAATCCAGCTAATATAATCAAAGAAACTATTGTCAATGGTATCGCAAAAAGTACAGTCCACTTTAATGTAGAGTAATTCCTTTTACTCATCCCTTAAACTCCTCTCTTGCTCTATATCTTTATATCTATTCAAATTCAATTCGTATGCGGCCCTATCATTCTTTACATTATTATCCAAAATTATTGCGCAAAGTAATGATATACTTGCTAATACTACAAAACCTACTGCTAAAATAGCTGAAGGGACCTTTCTTATAAATCTAAACTTTATAAATTCATCAATTACAGGTACACCTGTCAAAACACCTAATATTAACAAAATAATAAATAATGTTGTAAAAAATATCATAGGCTTATAATCTTTAAATAAACCACCTATTGTCTTTAATACTTTAAATCCATCACTAAAAGTATTCAATTTAGAGAAACTTCCTTCAGGTCTATCTCTGTATGCTATAGGAATTTCCTCAACTAAAAACTTTCTATGCAATGCATGGATAGTAATCTCTGTTTCAATTTGAAATCCATCACTTAATACAGGCATATTTTTCACAAACTCTTTATCAAAAGCTCTATATCCAGTCATTATATCATTTAGTTTACTTTTAAATAGAAGATTTATAAATGTTTTCACCATATCGTTTCCTAAGTTGTGAAACTTTCTTTTATTCTCTCCTTTATACGAACCATTAGACAATCTATCTCCAATAGTCATATTTGCTCTTCCTTTGGCAATAGGGTCTATTAATTGATGTACAAATTCTGCTGGATAAGTATCATCTCCATCCACCATTACATATATATCAGCATTAATATCTCTAAACATAGACCTTACAACATTTCCTTTTCCTTGTCTATATTCTCTTCTTACAATAGCTCCATGTTCTTTAGCAATTTCTGAAGTTTTATCCTTAGAATTATTGTCATAAACATATATTTTAGCTTCTGGCAATTCATTCTTAAAGTCATCAATTACTTTTCCAACCGTTTTTTCTTCATTATAACATGGTATTAAAATTGCTATTTCCAAATAATTCACCTCATTTCAATTTTTAAACCATTTTAATATTACCATAATTAATATTATAACTCCATCATATAATATAAAATAAATTTATAAAGAATTTTGCTTCACGAACTTTGATTTTCTATTTTAAATTTTCTTCAAAATCTAACTTTACTATAATTGACAAAAAAAATAAAACACATTAGACTAATCTAATGTGTTTTTTAAATCTCTCAAAATTAAACAGAGGATAACCAGTCTTCGTTTTTATCCAAGTACATGTTTCCATCACTTAGATGTTCTCCATAGAAAGGAGGTGATCCAGCCGCAGGTTCTCCTACGGCTACCTTGTTACGACTTCACCCCAATCGCTGACCCTACCTTCGGCCGCTGCCTCGCTTACGCGTTAGCTCACGGACTTCGGGTATTGCCAACTCTCATGGTGTGACGGGCGGTGTGTACAAGGCCCGGGAACGTATTCACCGCGACATTCTGATTCGCGATTACTAGTAACTCCAGCTTCATGTAGGCGAGTTTCAGCCTACAATCCGAACTGAGACAAGTTTTTGAGTTTTGCTCCACCTCACGGTATTGCATCTTTTTGTACTTGCCATTGTAGCACGTGTGTAGCCCTAAACATAAGGGGCATGATGATTTGACGTCATCCCCACCTTCCTCCTGGTTAACCCAGGCAGTCTCGCTAGAGTGCTCAACTAAATGGTAGCAACTAACAATAAGGGTTGCGCTCGTTGCGGGACTTAACCCAACATCTCACGACACGAGCTGACGACAACCATGCACCACCTGTCTTCCTGTCCCCGAAGGGACTTCCTCGATTAAGAGTAATGCAGGAGATGTCAAGTTTAGGTAAGGTTCTTCGCGTTGCTTCGAATTAAACCACATGCTCCGCTACTTGTGCGGGCCCCCGTCAATTCCTTTGAGTTTTAATCTTGCGACCGTACTCCCCAGGCGGGATACTTAATGTGTTAACGGCGGCACAGAAGGTTGGACCCTCCTACACCTAGTATCCATCGTTTACGGCGTGGACTACCAGGGTATCTAATCCTGTTTGCTCCCCACGCTTTCGAGCCTCAGCGTCAGTTATTGTCCAGAAAGTCGCCTTCGCCACTGGTGTTCTTCCTAATATCTACGCATTTCACCGCTACACTAGGAATTCCACTTTCCTCTCCAACACTCTAGACTTCCAGTTTGGAATGCAGCACCCAAGTTGAGCCCGGGTATTTCACATCCCACTTAAAAATCCGCCTACGCTCCCTTTACGCCCAGTAAATCCGGACAACGCTTGCCACCTACGTATTACCGCGGCTGCTGGCACGTAGTTAGCCGTGGCTTCCTCCACAGGTACCGTCATTATCGTCCCTGTAAACAGAGCTTTACAACCCGAAGGCCTTCATCACTCACGCGGCGTTGCTGCATCAGGGTTTCCCCCATTGTGCAATATTCCCCACTGCTGCCTCCCGTAGGAGTCTGGGCCGTGTCTCAGTCCCAATGTGGCCGATCACCCTCTCAGGTCGGCTACGCATCGTCGCCTTGGTGAGCCGTTACCTCACCAACTAGCTAATGCGCCGCGGGTCCATCTTATAGCGGATTACTCCTTTGATGATTCTACCATGCGATAAAACCATGTTATGCGGTATTAATCTTCCTTTCGGAAGGCTATCCCCCTCTATAAGGCAGGTTACCCACGTGTTACTCACCCGTCCGCCGCTAGATCGTCTTCCGAAGAAGACTTTCTCGCTCGACTTGCATGTGTTAAGCACGCCGCCAGCGTTCGTCCTGAGCCAGGATCAAACTCTCAATTTAAGTTTCAAGTTTAATCTTAGCTTTCGCTTAAAAGAATTGCTGGTCTTAAAAAAGTTCATATGAACTATTAGTTTCCTCTGTTTAATTTTCAAAGATCATTTTATCGTGTCACTACTAGCGACTCGTTTATCTTATCAAATATTTCATATACTGTCAACCCATTTCGAAAATATTTTTATAATAAATCTAAAAAATTTATAAGATTACAAAAATTCGATATCTTTTTATAGAAGCCCATCCAAATAGAATTAGTTTTCTGCTTGAATGGGTTTCTTACTTTATATTAATATCCTAACTTGCTTATATAATCTCTTATCACCTTTGCTGATTTATCAAACTTCTCTTCTTCTTCTTTAGTCATATCAATAACTACAACATCTTCTACCCCATCTATTCCGATTATAGCTGGAACAGATATTGCTATAGGTTTATCTTGATTATAAACCCCTTCTATTATTGTTGATACTGGAATAACTCTCTTCTCATTATGAAGTATAGACTTTATTATTCCAACTGCTGCTGATGCAATTCCATAATAAGTAGTTCCTTTTCTATTAACAACATCCCAACCCAAATTAGCTGTTTTCAGTACTAAAGCATCTAAATCTAAAGCTCCATATGTATCTGGATTTTCTTCTCTGATTTTAGAAAAAGGTTTTCCCCCAACATATACATGTGACCAAGGTACCATTTGTGAATCCCCATGTTCACCCATAGAATATGCCTGAATACTTCTTGGATCAACTCCCAACTGTTCAGATAATAATGATTTTAATCGAGCTGAATCTAAAGATGTACCAGTTCCAATTACCTTATTTCTAGGTAATCCAGATAGCTTCCAAACATGATACGTTATAATATCTACAGGATTTGATATCATAACAAAAATCCCATTAAATCCAGAGTCCATTATTGGATTTATGATTGATTCTACTACTTTAGCACTCATTTCAAGCGTGTCTAATCTTGTCTGTCCTGCTCTTGGTGGTGCTCCAGCTGTTATAACAACTACATCTACATCCTCACAGTCCTTGTATTCACCTGTTTTTATTTGCGTTCTACTGGAAAAATACTCAACACCATGTGAAATATCAAGTACTTCACCAAATGCCCTTTCCTTATTAATATCAATTAAAATAATTTCTTCACAAACACATTGATTTGCCAAACTAAATGCTGTACTAGATCCCACTAACCCAGTGCCCACAACAGCTACTTTTCTTAATTTGTTTACTAACATAAACTATAGCCCTCCTAATAGTTATTCATTAACATTATATGTCTTTTATCATTTTTATTTTATTATTAAATAAAACTCTTTTCAGTATATAGTGTGAAATAAAACTCTTCTCTTGTAAAGGGCTTTTTAATGTTTTTACAATTTTAATGTACAAAACTGCTTTTCTTTAATTTATTTATAAATTTCACCTGTTTTACTTATATTATTAATTGATTATAATGCATTTTTATAATACTAATTTTAATATACTTGCTAATATATTTCTTAAATTGATTTAATATCATTTGCACTAATTGTATA comes from Clostridium sp. TW13 and encodes:
- a CDS encoding DUF6020 family protein, producing MSKRNYSTLKWTVLFAIPLTIVSLIILAGFYPGIMTSDSLSQWYQIKDHDFGDWHPVIHTWFMMLILKVWYSPAAVALVQIILMSLVLGYGLALFKQYGVDKIKLIIISVIAAILPEIPVMTVCIWKDIIYVIFVTLLTILMIRIYFEGDSLLSQKGFCIALFIVTIGTMLFRHNGIIPGIMTLMLLFILLKKHRKRVFIIFSLALITQVIVTGPIYKLFNVEPGSKSETFCVLINSIGRTAKYQGNKISEADKAKMSEILPYEKWGQDYNEYTTDYIKFDKDFKREKINQDTIGFVGLWFSIFKSAPMETVKAYVQLSNLIWNPVSGFVNNNIAYPIDNNTLGIKSTKILGSISDKILNLYLRIRMHRSFWRPAIPMYLFFILMLFAFVKNRNIKLLLIMSPVVFNILSLVLTIPAQDFRYLFSNYTVLLITAPMLFIKGTKMREVENG
- a CDS encoding L-lactate dehydrogenase; translated protein: MLVNKLRKVAVVGTGLVGSSTAFSLANQCVCEEIILIDINKERAFGEVLDISHGVEYFSSRTQIKTGEYKDCEDVDVVVITAGAPPRAGQTRLDTLEMSAKVVESIINPIMDSGFNGIFVMISNPVDIITYHVWKLSGLPRNKVIGTGTSLDSARLKSLLSEQLGVDPRSIQAYSMGEHGDSQMVPWSHVYVGGKPFSKIREENPDTYGALDLDALVLKTANLGWDVVNRKGTTYYGIASAAVGIIKSILHNEKRVIPVSTIIEGVYNQDKPIAISVPAIIGIDGVEDVVVIDMTKEEEEKFDKSAKVIRDYISKLGY
- a CDS encoding glycosyltransferase family 2 protein — protein: MEIAILIPCYNEEKTVGKVIDDFKNELPEAKIYVYDNNSKDKTSEIAKEHGAIVRREYRQGKGNVVRSMFRDINADIYVMVDGDDTYPAEFVHQLIDPIAKGRANMTIGDRLSNGSYKGENKRKFHNLGNDMVKTFINLLFKSKLNDIMTGYRAFDKEFVKNMPVLSDGFQIETEITIHALHRKFLVEEIPIAYRDRPEGSFSKLNTFSDGFKVLKTIGGLFKDYKPMIFFTTLFIILLILGVLTGVPVIDEFIKFRFIRKVPSAILAVGFVVLASISLLCAIILDNNVKNDRAAYELNLNRYKDIEQERSLRDE